The nucleotide sequence TACTCAACATGACTTTTTTCGGGGTTCAAGGCATCAGTCGTGGCTGCGGTCTGCCGGGCCTGTTCCAGGTAGTCGATTTGTGGTGCTTCATTGGTGTAATAATGAATGCCGATATCGGGAGTCATGGCGATCGTCAGTCCCATCGCGAGAATGATAGTGGGACTGAGCAGCACGTACTTCCATTTTCCTTCGAATTTCAGATGCATAAAATAAATCAGAACAAACAGTGCTTTGGCGC is from Gimesia maris and encodes:
- a CDS encoding cytochrome C oxidase subunit IV family protein; translation: MSDQHDHAYVKYSSIFFALCICTVLSILFDVIDLKGKNIIGMNGVVLLALLVLAVACAKALFVLIYFMHLKFEGKWKYVLLSPTIILAMGLTIAMTPDIGIHYYTNEAPQIDYLEQARQTAATTDALNPEKSHVE